One Paenibacillus sp. SYP-B4298 genomic window, TGATGACAGGCAAGCCGGACGCCAGCGCCTCCAGCACAACCAGGCTGCAGGCTTCATAGCGGGAAGGGAAGATGAACAGATCGACTTGACGCATCAGATGATTCACATCTGAACGGTAGCCAAGGAAGGTGACCCGATCCTCGATCCCGAGAGTAGCCGCCAGTTGCGGATAGATGCTGTCTTGCGTATCGCCGGCGACGAGCAGATGCAGCCGCTCCGCATGCACCATTGCCTTCAGCACCGTGTCCAGATTTTTGCGCGGTGTACGAATGTCCCCGGCGAACAAGCCGACGACACGACCGGGCGGCAGTGGCCACTGCTCGCGACCACCCTTGGGCGCCGGATAGAACTCATTCGTATCGACGCCATTGGTAATGACGTGTACCTTGCTCCGGTCGATCCCCAGTTCCACCATCTCCTCCTTCACCTTGCTGGACACTGCGATGATAGCCGAGCTTTGCCGGAATGCAACTCGCTCCAGCCAGGAATTGACCATCGTATATAGCCCGAAGTACCACCGCTTCCACGTCGGATCGACCCGGAAGCTGTGCACCGGCGATTGAAACCATGCGCTATGCACAAAGTGTACGGCGTTGAAGTCGCCTCTGGCCCAGGTGATGAAGCCATTGACCAGCACGATGTCCACCTTCTCCTGCCTGCGCAGCGCCTGCACGGCCAGACCACTCTTGAGCGCGAAGAGCTGATAGCCCAGCAATACTGGCAGCCTGCGGGGATAGGTCACCGGAATAAACGTGAACCTCGGATGCGCCAGCAGCTCCTCTGCCGCCTCGCTCCCTACCACATACACGTCGGCTCCGCGCTTCAATGCCTCGGCAGCAATCTCATAATTGACCCTGCCCTGCCCATTCCCCTTCACAACCCGGTGGGTTACAATACAAATTCTCATCTCACATCACCGCTTCCCTTGCTTAGCTCAGCTTGCTCAGTAACTGTATCCGATGCTCCCACAGACAATGCTTGGTGACCCAGTCATAGCCATCGTTGCCCATCTGCCTGGCTAACTGACGATCCTGCATCAACTGGCGGATCTTCTCCGCAAGCTCCTGCTCGTCGAGCGGATCGACCAGATAGCCGGTCTGCCGATCAAGCACAGCGTCCGGTATTCCCCCGCTTCGCCCGCCAATGACCGGGAGCCGGTGATAGTTCGCTTCGAGAAACACGATGCCGAAGCCCTCCACATCTCCCTTGTCCCTGATCTCGCGGCTTGGCATAACGAACAGCTCCGCTTGCGCGTACCACTCATACAATTGCTCATCCGACACGGTACCGGTGAAGAGCACATGTCCGCTTACGCCGTATTCCTCGGCAAGCTGCTCCAGACGCTGCCGATCCGGCCCATCGCCGCAGATGACATACAGCAGCTCCGGCATATCGTCGGCCAACTGCCGTAGCGCCCGAATCACCATATCATGTCCCTTCCGCTCCACCAGTCGGGCAACCGTAATGAGCACCCTCCTGCCCTGCAGCGGGGGGCCGCCCTGCCGAGTCCCGCTCATCGTCGGTCGCGCTTCTCCCATCTGCGCAGCCGCAGCAGCAGCCGCTCGCAGCTTGTACTTGGCCGTGTTCAGCCCTGGTGGAATGATCACAAGCTGCTCCTCTGAGAAACCCAGCTCACGGATGCGCTGCTCCGTGTAGCGGCTATTGACTACGATATTGTCCGCTCGCCCAAGCAGCCATCTCAACACGCCGAACTTGCGGCTATGCCGCATCCCCAGCACATCCAGACCGTGAACATAGCAATAATATTTGACGCCAAATATCGCCTTCATGAACGGCCCTGCCACGCCGACCGGGTAGACATTGACGAAATGCAGCTCATCATACCGCCATACCAGCTTGAGCCGCACGAGCTGCATGAGCAAGTTGAGATACGCCAGCAGTTGCCGCAGCTTGCTGCCGCCGCCAAAGATCATGCGCCGGATAACCGTATGGCCGCACTCGCGGTCGAACTGCTCGCTTGCTGCACGGTCTGTACTGTAATGAGCGAGCACGGCCGTATCTTGTAGAGGCAAGTGCGAGACCAGCCCATAGGCGTAGTCATGAATCCCTCCCTTATCCGGCGGGAAATCAATCGCGACGAACAATCTTCTCATATCGCCCCCTGATTGCTGCCGTACTGAAGCTCATAATAGTGGCGATACGTTCCATCCTTGACCCGCTGCCACCATGCAGTATGTGTACGGTACCATGCGATGGTCTCTGCCAATCCCTCGTCAAAGGCATACTTCGGACGCCAGCCCAGCTCTGACCGCAGCTTGGAAGCATCAATGG contains:
- a CDS encoding glycosyltransferase family 4 protein — encoded protein: MRICIVTHRVVKGNGQGRVNYEIAAEALKRGADVYVVGSEAAEELLAHPRFTFIPVTYPRRLPVLLGYQLFALKSGLAVQALRRQEKVDIVLVNGFITWARGDFNAVHFVHSAWFQSPVHSFRVDPTWKRWYFGLYTMVNSWLERVAFRQSSAIIAVSSKVKEEMVELGIDRSKVHVITNGVDTNEFYPAPKGGREQWPLPPGRVVGLFAGDIRTPRKNLDTVLKAMVHAERLHLLVAGDTQDSIYPQLAATLGIEDRVTFLGYRSDVNHLMRQVDLFIFPSRYEACSLVVLEALASGLPVIITEQSGVTEIIERTEGSLSPGFVLDDPDDDQALGKLFHQLIDSPEELQRRGEAARQVALSHHWERMSVHYLALFEHHIRQKQQAAVH
- a CDS encoding glycosyltransferase family 4 protein, whose amino-acid sequence is MRRLFVAIDFPPDKGGIHDYAYGLVSHLPLQDTAVLAHYSTDRAASEQFDRECGHTVIRRMIFGGGSKLRQLLAYLNLLMQLVRLKLVWRYDELHFVNVYPVGVAGPFMKAIFGVKYYCYVHGLDVLGMRHSRKFGVLRWLLGRADNIVVNSRYTEQRIRELGFSEEQLVIIPPGLNTAKYKLRAAAAAAAQMGEARPTMSGTRQGGPPLQGRRVLITVARLVERKGHDMVIRALRQLADDMPELLYVICGDGPDRQRLEQLAEEYGVSGHVLFTGTVSDEQLYEWYAQAELFVMPSREIRDKGDVEGFGIVFLEANYHRLPVIGGRSGGIPDAVLDRQTGYLVDPLDEQELAEKIRQLMQDRQLARQMGNDGYDWVTKHCLWEHRIQLLSKLS